A stretch of DNA from Gemmatimonadota bacterium:
AAAAACCAACCACGAACCCCATAAAAAGCGGCGTATTGCGGCGGTAACTCTCAAGGCCGCCAAAGCGCAAAATCAATGTCTTGCACACCCACACAATAAAAATCGACGAAATACCACTGCGCAAAACATCGGATGCCGAAATTGCAAAACCGATAGGATGCAGTGCAATCCCCGGAAAACGGTAGCGAAGTGCATACAGCCCCAGCGTAAAAATCGCGCCAAATCCCAGCCAACCCAGACGCATCCAGTCCGTCTCTAACGCATTACTCCGAATGCGATTGGCGGTCAAAAGCCACACCCCAATCCCCCCATCGCCCGAACCATTAAAACTCACACTGCCAAAATTATAACTCCCCACCGTGTAATTGCCCTGATAAATGATAAACAAAAAAACCGCCAGCGCGCCAGCGATAAACGCCATGCCCACAGCAGGCGGCACAAGCCTCCGGCGGCGGAGACTCATTGCCCCGCCAAGACGCGGAATATGCGCCAGCGTTGTCACGCCAATCGTCTTTGCATCGGCAAAAAACGTGTACGCCAGACCGAGCGCCATCGCGTGCATCGGCCCAATACCCGTTATCCCCAAAACATGCCAGGTAAAAGCCTGTGCGGTAATCGGCGTTCTCAAATAAATCAATCCCGTCTCCACAATAATGCGCGCCAGACCGAGGTAAAGCACCAGCGTCGCACTCCAAAAAGCCAGCGCTGCCCATCCCGAAAGCCCGAGTTCCCAGAAAAACAACACACTGAACAGAACACAACCCAAAAAAACAAATACCGCAGCGCGATACGAAAAAAGCTCACCCGAATCATCCACATCGTCCCCACGCGAAGTAAACGCCTTCCGAAGAACCGCAGACAGATGACCTCGCGCAATCCACAGGCCCCATAAAACAAATGCCAGCAAGCCTCCGAAACTCTGCCATCCCACGGCCGGATGATAAGAACACCACGGATCAGGCGACCCCATCTCAAATCCCAAACGATTCATCAGCCCCACTTGCAGCACCATCACCAGATGGAAAAACCAGATGCTAAACAACACATTGGACTCTGTAAAATAGCCAAACGCAATGGTCAAAGGATTTGTCTTAAACCGCAGATATGGAAATCCCTCGCTAATAAAAATTTGCCGATCAATATTGGCCTGAAGCGGCGGAATCAACTCTGTAAACCAGGAAACGATATCCCATGCAAACACAAAAAAAGCGACAAAAAACCCGATCTTGAAACGCGGATTGCGCAACAATTCCATCAGCGTGCCCCGTTGTCCGTGCTCACCCGTGAGTTCCAGAAGACCAGCAGCCAGAGGAAAAGGCAAACGCTCGTAATCCATCCACTGCCGCCGGAACACGACCATAAGGCACAAATTGGCGGCATAAAACGCGCAAAAAAAACACCCCCACCAGAAAATCGGCACGATCCAGCTACCCCAGGGAAAAGCCGCCCCTGCTGGCAACCCCTCGTAAAAAGCAACTGCGGCGTGGTGATCGGAAACAACAGACCAGTCGAACAAACGCGTAAGCAGTGTATCGGCCCAGCCATTTTCGGGAGAGGCAAAATAGACCGGTGCCGTAATCACACCGAGAAAATACCCCGCGAGCCACTCGCCCTGCGTCAGAGCAGAAATCATCCCCATCGAAGCAATGAGAATAAGCTCAGAAGGCGTAAGCCCCTTGCTTTTGCGAGAAAAATAGAGGTTGACCAACAGCAATAAGAGAAAAGGAAGGAGAATTGCAACGGAGAGATGCGCGTAATCTGCACGCGCAGATCGGAGCATATACGTGGTATAAGAAGGCCATAAACTGACGAGAACAGACATGAACAATCCGATGAGAAAGGCGCGTACCGTCATAAAGCCTCCTTACTCGCCTATAAAAAATATCACCGTCTTCTCAGCGGTTTGCGCGCCATTCAAATCGGTAATCACGACTGCAATTTCATAACGCCCCGGTTTTGACTCGCCCGGATCAATCTCCAGATAATTGTACTCGTCAGACCCCGTGCCCGTCCGCTCATAAGAAATCGTAACAACGGCTTTTTCTTCAATACCGAGCAAACGCCCCAGTGCCCGCAGAACCTGCACGCCACTGAGCTTACCTTCTCGGGGCGTAATGCGGTAATCCACGCGATATTTCGTCTGCCCAAAATCGTCGATTTTCAAATCGTAAACTTCGTAATAAATAACAACCGGCTGCCCGGCCTTATAGGTGCGCGACGGCAGCGAAATAACCGCGACTCCACCTTTGTCCGCAGCCAAAGAGTCCACCTGTACCCTTCCCGCAAGCTCTATGTCGCTTATCTTGAGCCCGGCGACCGCATAATCCTCCACCACGAGTTCCTGAGTATATCCACCCCGACGCCCAGATGTGGGATGATTGATCTGAAGCCCCAAATAATATCGCCCGGGCAAAACCTGAAGCGCGAGTTCATCTATCGCCAGTGTACCGGCCTCAACACCGTCCTCATCCACGCGCACCGGCATCGGTTCCAGCTTGCGATAAATCGGTGTCCAGCTACTGTCAAAAAGCGCGATACCGCGCTCAAAAACGACCTCTTCTCCCCCATCACCAATCGCATCTAAAACCGGCACCCCATAATACACCTCCAGCCGAGATTTATCATCTGCGCCCCTGAAATCTGCCGAAGCATAGTGAAAATCCAGCACGCCCTTGCCAACGGGTACATAGCGATCGGGTTGCGCGCTCACCGCCCGTGAAATAACGACCTCGGGCCGCGTATCTTCCCAAAATCTCTGGTTAAACCGCGCAATTTTCCGCCCCTGAGAAACATCGGGAAAATCGAAATCACCCTTAGGCGTCAACGCCGTAAAAACGACTTCAATACCCCCGCCCACATCCGGATAAATCCAGTACTCCCATGGCTCGCTTCCATTGACCGGATAAAGCGGTATCCCCCGCATCGGACGCTCGCTCATGCCCGGACGATCCCGCCCGAAGAGTTCCTTGCCGCGAACATAAGTATTCACATCATCAGTTCTCCTGGCAAAAAACACGCGATTGGGATTCATCTCAAAATCGATAGACTCAAAATCGCTGACTGAAACCACCTCTCCCAACTCAGTCTCGATTTCGACATCGCGCGTCGATGTGCGCAACCGACCTATCCGCGCGATAATTTCCTGTTTGGCCTCTGGCGACAGCGCCGCTATCAACCGCTCCTTTACCCGCACGACCCTCGCATCTGTCTCAAACCGAATATCCGATCTTTTACTCACATGCGCGGGTTCACCATAGCGGATATACACATCGCCGCGCCTGTCCCATTTTCGTCCATCTTGTGAAAAATTTTGCAACGCATAAACAACGCGTCGATAGTGCTCGACCAACCGCTCGTTACCAGGTGTTGCCGGCGAGGGATCGCGTTTTTGCCAGAACGCCCGAACAAACTGCGCCTGCTCCTCGGGTTCCAGACGCTGGTACGCCGTCAATTCATCTTGACCCGCCACGAGTGAAATATCTTCCACGCGCGCTCTCGCCTCATCGCTGAGCGTGCGCAACTCCTCTGCAATCAGCGCATGCGCTTTGCCCGTTTCCCCAATATTGAGATACGCCTCCAGCAATGGATGCATGCATAAACTGCGAAAATTGGGCCGCGCCTCCATCAATTCTCGCCAAATAACCGTAGCCGAATCAATGTGCCCTTGTTTGAACAACACGCGCCCAAAGTCAAATCGTGCCCTCGCAAACAGGGGATCCACGGCAATCTGCCGGCTATACGCAACCGCACTTTCGGCGAGTTCCCCCCTGCGTTCTAACACCCGTCCCATCATATAATGCAGAAAAGGATGGGTAGAATCACGTTCAACAGCCGCCTTCAGATATTCCAAACCCTCGCCCTTCCCGGAGAGAAAACGCGCCAGTTCTGCATTTGTCCAATACGCCGCCTCTTGAAATTTTTCAACAGCGCCATTCCAATCGCTGCGCCCCATACCCACAATACCCAGTGCATTGCGCGCCTCGGGCAAATCGGGGGCAATATCGAGCGCCTTTCGCACCCAACGCTCGCCTTTGACCAGCGCACCACTCTCAAGCGCGATCAATGCTCTGGCAGCCAACGCCTGTGGATCACGCGGATCTCCATCCAGCACAAAATCGACCATATCGCGCGCCATTCGTACCGCAAGTGTATCGGCCTCGGGCAAACGCTCGCCAAACGTCTTGTCAACGCGCTTCTTGAGCGTTTCCTCGAGACCTATCGCCCTCAACATCGCCATCCCCATCTCGCGATTGCCCAATCCCGCGACCGGTGCGATATAAGCCCGTGCGAAAATTGGCACCCGCTCGAGATAATGCCCGTACATAAAAGCTGCGCGTTCCCCCGCATCGACTTGCGCGTATTCCTGTACGGACTCTGGCGTTGAAAAGCGCTCCAGAATCTTCCCCATAAGAACCTGCTGCTGTGCCGTGAGCGATAATTCAACAGGAGAACCCGGAATGCGAAATTCTCGCTGCGTACGCGCAATCTGATCGCCTATACGCGCTTCAACGCTCAGCGTATATGTCCCAGGTGACAACCCGCGCAACGGGATCCCCTCGACCAATTTTGCATCCCCGCGATATGTGGGAAATTCCCTCCGATGGTCAAAAACAACATGACCGAAGCGGTCGCTGATCTGAAAACGCACACTATGGGCAAGCCGCCCGATCTCGTAAAGCTCGACATAAAAGCGCAGGGGCGCGCCACCTCCGACCTCGCGCTCAGGCGACGGCAAAAGAACATGACCTGCCTTGAGAAAAGACTCGGCTTCAAAATTCTGAGAAGATGGATCTATTTCACTCACAAAAAACAGATCGCTAAACGCGAGCCGACCCGTCTTATACTCGGGCACCTCAATAGAAAACACCGCCCGTCCCCGGCGATCATTGCCCACGGCCTTGACTTCCAGAACCGCGTGATAATACCCCGCTGGAACCTGGAATCGCGCGATATCATAGACAAAGTGTTCTGGATCGTCAATCCGCTCAGCAGAAGAAAAAACGCGCTCGCCCTCTATCCTCTTGACCGAATTGCCATTCTCATCGAACAACTCGAGACGCGGAACATAACGCGCAACAAAAAGGCTATCACCCCGTGTTTCAAACGCGAGCTGAGCCGCGGGAAAACGGATAACAACCTCTTCATAAGGACCATTGTCTCCGCGGAAACTACATGCATCAACGCCGAGCGCGAGACTGCCCTCCGAAGACACCCGTCCCTCTTCAGCGGGCGTCTGCAACGGGAAAAACGCGAGTAATATGAAAAGAATTGGAGTACGCATAATCAAAATCCATTCGCAATCTCAACCAAACGCTCGCGGTGGGCCGCCACCTTGGCAAATGCCTGTGCGGTCTGCTCCACCCACTCTGTAGGGGGTGCAACCGGCGTAGCGAGCCAAAAACTCATGTCCTGCAACCTCTCGCTCACTGGCAGATTGCATATAGGTCGCCTCGCTCCTGCGGGCAAATCCACCCACGGCCCGCCCAAACCATCGAACGAAAAATCGTTAAAAAGCGGCTCAAGGTGCATCGCGCTATACCCCCATGCCGTAGTTTCTGCGGCGTACACCCCTTCCGCAACCAGTACTTTTATA
This window harbors:
- a CDS encoding GWxTD domain-containing protein yields the protein MRTPILFILLAFFPLQTPAEEGRVSSEGSLALGVDACSFRGDNGPYEEVVIRFPAAQLAFETRGDSLFVARYVPRLELFDENGNSVKRIEGERVFSSAERIDDPEHFVYDIARFQVPAGYYHAVLEVKAVGNDRRGRAVFSIEVPEYKTGRLAFSDLFFVSEIDPSSQNFEAESFLKAGHVLLPSPEREVGGGAPLRFYVELYEIGRLAHSVRFQISDRFGHVVFDHRREFPTYRGDAKLVEGIPLRGLSPGTYTLSVEARIGDQIARTQREFRIPGSPVELSLTAQQQVLMGKILERFSTPESVQEYAQVDAGERAAFMYGHYLERVPIFARAYIAPVAGLGNREMGMAMLRAIGLEETLKKRVDKTFGERLPEADTLAVRMARDMVDFVLDGDPRDPQALAARALIALESGALVKGERWVRKALDIAPDLPEARNALGIVGMGRSDWNGAVEKFQEAAYWTNAELARFLSGKGEGLEYLKAAVERDSTHPFLHYMMGRVLERRGELAESAVAYSRQIAVDPLFARARFDFGRVLFKQGHIDSATVIWRELMEARPNFRSLCMHPLLEAYLNIGETGKAHALIAEELRTLSDEARARVEDISLVAGQDELTAYQRLEPEEQAQFVRAFWQKRDPSPATPGNERLVEHYRRVVYALQNFSQDGRKWDRRGDVYIRYGEPAHVSKRSDIRFETDARVVRVKERLIAALSPEAKQEIIARIGRLRTSTRDVEIETELGEVVSVSDFESIDFEMNPNRVFFARRTDDVNTYVRGKELFGRDRPGMSERPMRGIPLYPVNGSEPWEYWIYPDVGGGIEVVFTALTPKGDFDFPDVSQGRKIARFNQRFWEDTRPEVVISRAVSAQPDRYVPVGKGVLDFHYASADFRGADDKSRLEVYYGVPVLDAIGDGGEEVVFERGIALFDSSWTPIYRKLEPMPVRVDEDGVEAGTLAIDELALQVLPGRYYLGLQINHPTSGRRGGYTQELVVEDYAVAGLKISDIELAGRVQVDSLAADKGGVAVISLPSRTYKAGQPVVIYYEVYDLKIDDFGQTKYRVDYRITPREGKLSGVQVLRALGRLLGIEEKAVVTISYERTGTGSDEYNYLEIDPGESKPGRYEIAVVITDLNGAQTAEKTVIFFIGE